In Aristaeella hokkaidonensis, the following are encoded in one genomic region:
- a CDS encoding YbaB/EbfC family nucleoid-associated protein yields MGRQNFGGFGGGANMQQLMRQAQKMQQQMQEAQERLDEAEYEATAGGGMVSVKVSGKRELTAITIDPQVVDPDDIEMLQDLVMAAVNEALRKGEEARETAMNRMAPGMGGLF; encoded by the coding sequence ATGGGTAGACAGAATTTCGGCGGCTTCGGTGGAGGCGCCAACATGCAGCAGCTTATGCGTCAGGCGCAGAAAATGCAGCAGCAGATGCAGGAAGCCCAGGAACGCCTGGACGAAGCTGAATACGAAGCTACCGCCGGCGGCGGAATGGTTTCCGTCAAAGTCAGCGGCAAGCGCGAGCTGACCGCGATCACCATCGATCCCCAGGTTGTGGATCCGGACGATATCGAAATGCTGCAGGATCTGGTGATGGCTGCGGTGAACGAAGCGCTTCGCAAGGGCGAGGAAGCCCGCGAAACCGCGATGAACCGCATGGCTCCCGGAATGGGTGGTCTGTTCTGA
- the recR gene encoding recombination mediator RecR has protein sequence MSSQFEPIAAMAMELAKLPGIGPKTAQRLAYHLASQPQENVRALSVALWEGRKAIRFCETCGNYSTGDACPICADPTRHNGQICVVRDPRDVAALERMHEYHGLYHVLHGTLSPMEGVGPDDIHIRELLARLGTEEVNEVILATNPDVEGEATATYIARLLKPMNVKCTRIAHGVPVGGDLEYTDEVTLYKALEGRRDM, from the coding sequence ATGAGCAGTCAGTTTGAGCCCATTGCGGCCATGGCCATGGAACTGGCCAAGCTGCCCGGCATAGGGCCTAAAACGGCCCAGCGCCTTGCTTATCATCTGGCCTCGCAGCCGCAGGAAAACGTCCGTGCCCTCTCTGTCGCACTCTGGGAAGGCCGCAAAGCTATACGCTTCTGCGAAACCTGCGGTAATTATTCCACCGGCGATGCCTGCCCCATATGCGCGGATCCCACCCGTCACAACGGCCAGATCTGCGTGGTTCGCGATCCCCGGGATGTGGCGGCGCTTGAACGAATGCATGAGTATCACGGGCTTTACCACGTGCTTCATGGAACCCTGTCTCCCATGGAAGGCGTCGGTCCCGATGACATCCACATCCGGGAGCTTCTTGCGCGTCTCGGCACGGAAGAAGTAAACGAGGTTATTCTCGCAACCAATCCGGATGTGGAGGGCGAGGCAACCGCAACCTATATTGCGCGTCTTCTGAAGCCCATGAATGTCAAATGTACCCGGATCGCCCACGGTGTTCCCGTCGGCGGCGACTTGGAGTATACGGATGAAGTCACCCTCTATAAAGCCCTTGAAGGCAGAAGAGACATGTAA